In Hippoglossus hippoglossus isolate fHipHip1 chromosome 11, fHipHip1.pri, whole genome shotgun sequence, the sequence TGCATCATGGTTTGCTTGTGACATTCATACTGTGACAATATGAGCCACAATGCAGCTTTGTTTCATACACGAGTCTAATGCTTTATTTCATGGAACAAAAGAACATGATAAACTCCAGTCAGAGAAGGAAACAGGATTCAAAGGCAGTCGGCTTAACTTCGCTGGCTGTGCGGAGTTGGTACATTTCCAGAGGAATTACATTAAAAGAACTGGTCGCTTTAAAAGAAAGTTCAAATTGTCATTAATTTCTCAATCTATCATTTCTATTTAGACAATTAAGAAATTCTAACATTTTGGCTCCCGtctattaaatgataaataaatatggtatcaataaaataaagtgttatcAATAGCTGTGCCCAACATAATTTGCAGAATTTTAATTTGttccccacacacactttacttaAACAACACACTTCACTACAACTCCAGCATCTTCATATctaaacaaacagcaacagaatAAGAACCTGAGGATTTTATAGAAAcaccagaagaaaagaaaaagctacGGAAGTAATCTTGCACCATCACAAGGCTACAATCAACTGACACTGGGCATTGACTGTTTTTgaccatgttttatttttttagtacAGTACTGTTAAAAGTTAGTTCCAACATGTTCGATtgggagatgttttttttttcttttcagctgaGGTCAACAGACAAAGCAAAGCTATCGAAGCAGTTGCCAAGGTTACCACAACTACAATGCTGAGatttttcaaaaggaaaaaagaataAGACAACCTAGAACTTGATTTTAGAAACGTATGGTGCAACCATACCAGAATTGTTTGTAAAGCCTTTTCCATTGTTTCTTTAGTTATTCTTTTACtgatttccacatttattttaatgcgAGACAAATTATAATTATCTCTAGGTACTAAAtgcacctaaaaaaaaaaaagaacaaaaaaaagagaaataataaaattaaacgAAGAATcagattaaaatgaaagaaagcttgtttgtttcattcatattcattctAACAGTGTCCTCTGcttcagagctgctgcagtgggaTATTTGATTATGGATACAGTTCTGGATGACGCTGTGTGGAATTTATTGCGTGGTTTCTCACGAACCCGCCGAGTGAGGGTGTAGATCGCTGACGATGCTCTTACAGGGCATGGGAGGACAGAAGGCACAGCAGTGGTGCCTCAGAAGGAAAAGACACTGTGCACCCTAGACTGGGCACTTTGATCCGGAATGACAAATTACAAGTTTAGGGATGTACGGAGGGCGTCATTTTCTGAAGCGCTTGCAATAAATAGTGAAAACTGTTGGGCAAAAACAGCCGTTTATGTAGAATCTCAAGAACAGGGAAAGAGCAAGGAATGGGACTGAACACAGTCAGACAAGAatcctgtttgtgttctgtCTGTATACCAGAAGATCTTCATGTATTGATCTGCGAGTTTAAATGCTAACAAACTGTCTCATGATGGCCACGTATGAAACAGAAgcaacagccaatcacatcaCAGGGGTTTAATATGTATTGTGTAAATGCCTGTCTGCAACACTACACTCCAGTTTTACGTGaggaaaaacaatgaattaGGAAATTGTGGGGAATCCCTTCTTAGGAGAATTTTTGGGCTCCTTTTCTCTGCACCAGAACACCCCACAAGGGGAGAGTGGGTCAGTCCGACTCTACAGCAGCACTCTGGGACAGAGATCTGGGTGAATGACGCCAAACAGAGAAAGTATGGGGACTAGGGAATGATCTGAGAACAGATGAAGTATGAGGGTCTAACAGATCCTGCCCGAGTTTATTTCTGTAAAGTTTGGGACAATAGACTTAAATTTCTCTTGGTTCTCTGTAGATGCTGGGTCTGTGTATGAGTTaggtatgtatgtatgtatgcacgtgtctgtgtgtcagtgtgcactGTATGTCTTTACGAGGGCTGTGAGCCCAGCAGTCTCTCGATAGCGGCATTGATGTCTCCTCCAGTAGCGATGAGGGCCTGCAGGTTGGCTTCGCGGTTTATGAAGCCCATGGCGTTCAGCTGGTCCAGCTGGGACTGGAACCGCATCTCTGGGGTCTGGGTCTACACAAAGCAGATTGACGAATCTTTTAGAAAACGAATAACAGAAAGCATCATACGGGTGTAAAAGACGTTATTCCTCTGTACCGTTgcagttcctcctcctcctcctcctactcctcctcctcctcctcctccagcaaaCATCTGGAGCATCTGTTGCATCAGTTGCTGCTGGGCGGGGTTTGTTGCTGCACTGCTGGGTGAGGAGGCCGGGTTCTCTGTGGGCATGGCCCCTCCCGTGGGTATGCCTGGAATTCCCCCTGGCATCCCACCTGGCATCCCACCTGGCATCCCAGGCATCCCACCTGGCATCCCACCTGGCATCCCAGGCATCCCACCTGGCATCCCAGGCATCCCACCTGGCATCCCAGGCATCCCACCTGGCATCAAACTAGACCAAAAGAATAATCAAAATTGGAAGAAAGATCATctaaataaaatgcaatgtgtatatttgtctgtgtgcacataCCTAGGCATGAGGCCTGGTGCTTCTGTCTGCAGTGTCTGTAGGCCCTGTTGGATCTGCATTAGAGCTTGCATGGCTCTGGGGTTGGTCATAACCGACAGGGCTTCTGGGTTCTGCATCTGAAACCAAACAGAGAGCAGCAATACGTTAACATATTGACATGTTTATGGTCCATCTAaagcattttaatttaattgagtAAAAGCAATGTACCTGCCAAATGTCAATGACATTCTGACCTGGGGCTTATGAGAAAATGGCTAAAGACTTATCAACAATATCTGAGCTGGTAGCAGAAAATGTATGTCAGGTGTCCATAATCCTTGAAACAAAATGTTCTGCATGTACAGATACATATCTATTTCACACCATCTAGGCTAAGacacaatacaatacagttCTTCCCCCTCTGAGCCGCTCACTGCCATCCTTTCTTATGTTACCAGGACTGTCTTGGAGccattttaaaagaaacttaAGATCAACTTCTAAGAATGAGTTACTGGACTGAAAGGTGTGTGGTACCTGCTGCAAAAAGACGGGTAGCTGAGATCTAAACTGTTCCTGGAGCTGTGGGTTTCCAGCAAACAAGGGATTATTCATCAAAACCTGgtagtgagagagaaagaaacagtcAAGGTTATTTTCACTCCACACCCGACTATGCTGCTTAGTCCCAAGAGGGCATGTTGAAATTAAACGTGTTTTAGCACCTTCGGAGAGATTTAATACAAGTGTTGcataacagaaataaatgttccGGTGAAtccctgtgtttcatgtcaCTGTTTGTGCGGCACTCCACAGTAAACTTGTTCTGATTTCCTCTGCAGCCATTATTGTTTCCTGGaagcaaatatttatttattctttcttaAGATTTGCTGCAAATGCAAGTGAGCTTAACAGTCAATCCCCTCTGTTCTCTGGGAGTATGGTCTAAATAACTGGGCTTATTGGCCTAACACACAACAGGCCAAGCCAGAACCCACTATTTACAATTCATTACAAGCTGTATGTTCCTGGTCCTGTTCGGTAGAATCAATCAAAACCATATGTGGTGTGCAGTCCAAACAAAAAGGTCCTAGTGCAAGATTTAAACTATTATTTCAGGGTGTGATGatatctgtgtattttctctACGGTGGTGGTTGTGTATGTGCATTTCTCTTTCCGCTCCTTACCTGGGAAGCCAACTCTGGGTTTTGAGACAGTGACTGCATCATACTGCGCATGTAGGGAGCAGACAGCATGTTCTGCATCAGCTGAGGGTTTTCTGAGATCTGCTGCAGTAGACTCTGCATGCCAGGGCTGTTGAACATGCCTGTAACACATAGACATGCATATGTGTATACAGGTAAATACAGTAACTGAACAACTTGCAAGTgcacaacaaaataacacacatgcTATATAGAGAATCACAAGCTGCACTTTCTTACCATTGCCCAGACTTCCTGGATTGATGCCCAGAGGATTGGACACACTGGGGGTGGTGCCCCCGGTAGTGCTAGTGCTTCCTGTGGTCCCCCCTCCACTCTCAGGGGGGTTAGAAGAATTTGGTGGGCTCCATGGATTGGGCAGAGGCTCCCGGTTCTCTGTCCGTGATGGCTGGACACCAGAGTCAGAGCCGCCACCTAGAGCTGAGAACGGGTTGCTACCAAACTACAGGAAAAGAGATCagacacgtttttttttaaaatcagtagTAAAAACATTTACCATTTCAACAGATGAGATAATGTGTGAAAGC encodes:
- the LOC117770623 gene encoding ubiquilin-4-like isoform X2; translation: MTRKLTPDVSCSIGGVKMADQGAADPGNNNNNKAEDSEGTIIKVTVKTPKDKEEIAIAEDASVTQFKEEISRRFKAKQDQLVLIFAGKILKDGDSLSQHGIKDGLTVHLVIKTAQKAGEGASAAASSSTSTPAASSSTSSPGTNPSSTAGSTGSAPPSTQTPNLLTGFGDLSSLAGLGMGSSNFMELQQQMQRQLMSNPEMLSQIMENPLVQNMMSNPDLMRQMIMANPQMQTLMERNPEISHMLNNPELMRQTMELARNPAMMQEMMRNQDRALSNLESIPGGYNALRRMYTDIQEPMFSAAREQFGSNPFSALGGGSDSGVQPSRTENREPLPNPWSPPNSSNPPESGGGTTGSTSTTGGTTPSVSNPLGINPGSLGNGMFNSPGMQSLLQQISENPQLMQNMLSAPYMRSMMQSLSQNPELASQVLMNNPLFAGNPQLQEQFRSQLPVFLQQMQNPEALSVMTNPRAMQALMQIQQGLQTLQTEAPGLMPSLMPGGMPGGMPGGMPGGMPGMPGGMPGGMPGGIPGIPTGGAMPTENPASSPSSAATNPAQQQLMQQMLQMFAGGGGGGGVGGGGGGTATTQTPEMRFQSQLDQLNAMGFINREANLQALIATGGDINAAIERLLGSQPS
- the LOC117770623 gene encoding ubiquilin-4-like isoform X1, with the protein product MTRKLTPDVSCSIGGVKMADQGAADPGNNNNNKAEDSEGTIIKVTVKTPKDKEEIAIAEDASVTQFKEEISRRFKAKQDQLVLIFAGKILKDGDSLSQHGIKDGLTVHLVIKTAQKAGEGASAAASSSTSTPAASSSTSSPGTNPSSTAGSTGSAPPSTQTPNLLTGFGDLSSLAGLGMGSSNFMELQQQMQRQLMSNPEMLSQIMENPLVQNMMSNPDLMRQMIMANPQMQTLMERNPEISHMLNNPELMRQTMELARNPAMMQEMMRNQDRALSNLESIPGGYNALRRMYTDIQEPMFSAAREQFGSNPFSALGGGSDSGVQPSRTENREPLPNPWSPPNSSNPPESGGGTTGSTSTTGGTTPSVSNPLGINPGSLGNGMFNSPGMQSLLQQISENPQLMQNMLSAPYMRSMMQSLSQNPELASQVLMNNPLFAGNPQLQEQFRSQLPVFLQQMQNPEALSVMTNPRAMQALMQIQQGLQTLQTEAPGLMPSLMPGGMPGMPGGMPGMPGGMPGMPGGMPGGMPGMPGGMPGGMPGGIPGIPTGGAMPTENPASSPSSAATNPAQQQLMQQMLQMFAGGGGGGGVGGGGGGTATTQTPEMRFQSQLDQLNAMGFINREANLQALIATGGDINAAIERLLGSQPS
- the LOC117770623 gene encoding ubiquilin-4-like isoform X3; translation: MTRKLTPDVSCSIGGVKMADQGAADPGNNNNNKAEDSEGTIIKVTVKTPKDKEEIAIAEDASVTQFKEEISRRFKAKQDQLVLIFAGKILKDGDSLSQHGIKDGLTVHLVIKTAQKAGEGASAAASSSTSTPAASSSTSSPGTNPSSTAGSTGSAPPSTQTPNLLTGFGDLSSLAGLGMGSSNFMELQQQMQRQLMSNPEMLSQIMENPLVQNMMSNPDLMRQMIMANPQMQTLMERNPEISHMLNNPELMRQTMELARNPAMMQEMMRNQDRALSNLESIPGGYNALRRMYTDIQEPMFSAAREQFGSNPFSALGGGSDSGVQPSRTENREPLPNPWSPPNSSNPPESGGGTTGSTSTTGGTTPSVSNPLGINPGSLGNGMFNSPGMQSLLQQISENPQLMQNMLSAPYMRSMMQSLSQNPELASQVLMNNPLFAGNPQLQEQFRSQLPVFLQQMQNPEALSVMTNPRAMQALMQIQQGLQTLQTEAPGLMPSLMPGGMPGGMPGMPGGMPGGMPGGIPGIPTGGAMPTENPASSPSSAATNPAQQQLMQQMLQMFAGGGGGGGVGGGGGGTATTQTPEMRFQSQLDQLNAMGFINREANLQALIATGGDINAAIERLLGSQPS